The following are from one region of the Pseudodesulfovibrio piezophilus C1TLV30 genome:
- the kamA gene encoding lysine 2,3-aminomutase, with protein sequence MQIFNEHQREVAETLRESASKSDWTDWKWHIRNSIKSVNEIERVLGINFSEEKKKTLEQTINKFPMSVTPYYLSLIDVEDYENDPVFLQSVPSPEELRIERHDMADPLHEDEDSPAPGITHRYPDRVLFHISNTCSMYCRHCTRKRKVGDVDSIPCSDDLEQALEYIRKTPQIRDVLLSGGDPFMLSDKKLDWILTKVQEIEHVEVVRIGTRMPVVLPYRITDELVNMLKKHHPIWINTHFNHPRELTTSSRRALQKMADAGIPLGNQSVLLAGVNDCQRLIKTLNHKLVKNRVRPYYLYQCDLSEGLTHFRTPIGKGIEIIESLRGHTSGFSVPTYVVDAPGGGGKIPVMPNYIVSWGPNKVVLRNYEGVITTYNEPTSYESNFCDRECSNCNLQLMEDDAEEKAIGIEKLLSDWDDTTSLTPKNNERIKRRDDAA encoded by the coding sequence AATCAAATCCGTCAATGAAATCGAACGAGTTCTCGGAATCAATTTTTCTGAAGAAAAGAAGAAAACCCTTGAGCAGACAATCAACAAATTCCCTATGTCTGTAACTCCTTATTATCTTTCTCTCATTGATGTTGAGGACTATGAAAACGATCCGGTCTTCCTACAATCCGTCCCTTCACCCGAGGAACTGAGAATTGAAAGGCATGACATGGCAGACCCACTACACGAAGATGAAGATAGTCCTGCTCCCGGAATTACTCACCGCTACCCCGATCGGGTTCTCTTTCACATCAGTAACACCTGCTCCATGTACTGCCGACACTGTACGCGAAAGCGCAAGGTCGGCGATGTTGATTCCATTCCCTGCTCAGATGATTTGGAACAGGCTCTGGAATACATCCGCAAGACGCCGCAAATTCGAGATGTCCTGTTGTCTGGCGGTGATCCATTTATGCTCTCCGACAAAAAGCTGGACTGGATACTCACCAAAGTCCAAGAGATTGAGCATGTTGAGGTCGTTCGCATAGGAACTCGCATGCCTGTTGTTCTCCCGTACCGCATTACGGATGAACTCGTGAACATGCTGAAGAAGCATCATCCGATTTGGATCAACACCCATTTCAACCACCCCCGCGAGTTAACCACATCTTCACGCCGCGCACTGCAAAAAATGGCTGACGCAGGTATTCCACTCGGTAACCAGAGTGTCCTCCTGGCCGGAGTGAACGACTGCCAGCGCCTCATCAAAACGCTCAACCACAAGCTCGTGAAAAACAGGGTTCGTCCATACTATCTTTACCAGTGCGATCTCTCCGAAGGACTGACACATTTTCGGACACCCATCGGAAAGGGAATCGAAATCATAGAAAGCCTCCGGGGACACACCAGCGGATTTTCCGTCCCCACGTACGTGGTGGATGCACCGGGCGGTGGAGGGAAAATCCCGGTCATGCCCAATTATATAGTTTCCTGGGGACCAAACAAAGTGGTGCTCAGAAACTATGAAGGTGTTATCACGACATATAATGAACCGACTTCATACGAATCGAATTTCTGTGACCGTGAATGTTCCAACTGCAATCTTCAGCTCATGGAAGATGATGCGGAAGAAAAGGCGATCGGGATCGAAAAGCTCCTATCAGACTGGGATGATACCACAAGCCTCACCCCGAAGAACAATGAACGCATCAAGAGGAGAGACGATGCAGCCTGA
- the ablB gene encoding putative beta-lysine N-acetyltransferase, protein MQPDEIIHLGESTIQHGPANDRVYLMKLASADLPNIVNDIYELGRQHGYTKLFAKVPAQDVAHFAALGFIDEARVPFMHKGETAGYFMSKYMDQRRGIPQNIERISEVLELADQKAGTHSSHISDNRIIRLRLEHADELAELYGKVFTTYPFPVSDAAFIEESMKENTVFFGIISQGRLVAAASMEIDTEWQCAEMTDFATLPQHRGTGAAGALLLAMEYAAKDLTLKTLFTIARAESFGMNIVFARAGYLFGGTLHNNTQIAGKLESMNVWHKQILPR, encoded by the coding sequence ATGCAGCCTGATGAAATCATACACCTGGGAGAATCAACAATTCAACACGGGCCTGCCAATGATCGAGTTTATCTGATGAAACTCGCTTCGGCAGACCTGCCCAACATCGTCAACGACATCTATGAACTGGGGAGACAACACGGCTACACCAAACTGTTTGCCAAAGTTCCTGCCCAGGATGTTGCTCACTTTGCCGCACTGGGCTTTATCGATGAAGCACGGGTTCCCTTCATGCATAAGGGGGAAACTGCCGGATATTTCATGAGCAAGTACATGGATCAGCGTCGTGGCATACCGCAAAATATCGAACGAATCTCCGAGGTGCTGGAGCTGGCGGACCAAAAGGCAGGGACACACTCAAGTCATATTTCAGACAACAGGATCATTCGACTCCGTCTTGAACATGCTGACGAGCTGGCCGAACTCTATGGCAAGGTTTTCACAACCTACCCGTTCCCTGTCAGTGATGCTGCTTTCATTGAAGAATCCATGAAGGAGAACACTGTCTTCTTCGGCATCATCTCACAGGGGCGGCTGGTGGCTGCCGCTTCCATGGAGATTGACACAGAGTGGCAGTGTGCGGAAATGACAGATTTCGCAACGCTCCCGCAACACAGAGGCACAGGAGCAGCGGGGGCACTCTTGCTTGCCATGGAATATGCGGCCAAAGATCTCACCCTCAAAACACTCTTCACCATAGCGAGAGCTGAAAGTTTTGGCATGAACATAGTTTTTGCCCGTGCAGGCTACCTCTTTGGCGGAACCCTGCACAACAACACACAAATAGCAGGCAAGTTGGAGAGCATGAATGTCTGGCACAAGCAGATCCTACCTCGGTAA
- a CDS encoding YitT family protein, whose protein sequence is MSGTSRSYLGKGPTFTVNIAYTVWWNLLLITVGGFIATIGIKSIAVPHELVPGGIFGLSSLLYYTTGKLNPGWINLLLNIPLFLFAWFKVSRRFFLYSLYATLITTLFYEFISISIPIQNQLYAAVASGVVTGFGAGIVLRSLGSNGGLDVVAVYLFQRFNMGIGRVYLVFNTLLYFGSLMRLQLDVIIASLIMVFITGMIIDQTLSLFSQRKVVFIISNFANEISNDILTQLKQSATFLKGFGAYSRKEKNVLMTVVNNVQLKKLEEITFTHDDEALFIVENTFSVTGSSFSRRKIY, encoded by the coding sequence ATGTCTGGCACAAGCAGATCCTACCTCGGTAAAGGACCAACCTTTACAGTTAATATAGCATACACTGTCTGGTGGAACCTGTTGCTCATAACCGTAGGTGGCTTCATTGCCACCATCGGTATAAAAAGCATTGCGGTTCCACACGAGCTTGTTCCCGGCGGAATCTTCGGGTTGAGTTCGCTGCTGTATTATACGACCGGGAAACTGAATCCCGGCTGGATAAACCTCTTGTTGAATATTCCACTCTTCCTGTTCGCATGGTTCAAAGTCAGCCGCAGGTTCTTCCTATACAGCCTCTATGCAACACTTATCACCACCCTGTTTTATGAATTCATATCAATTTCTATTCCGATTCAGAACCAACTTTACGCAGCTGTCGCCAGTGGAGTAGTCACGGGATTCGGAGCAGGGATTGTTCTTCGATCCCTCGGCTCCAATGGAGGGTTGGACGTTGTAGCCGTCTACCTCTTCCAACGATTCAACATGGGAATAGGGAGGGTGTATCTCGTCTTCAACACACTTCTCTATTTCGGCAGCCTCATGCGACTTCAACTTGATGTCATCATCGCTTCACTCATCATGGTCTTCATTACCGGAATGATCATTGACCAGACCCTCTCCTTGTTCAGCCAACGCAAAGTCGTCTTTATCATTTCGAATTTTGCCAATGAGATAAGCAACGACATCCTGACTCAACTCAAACAGAGCGCGACATTCCTCAAGGGCTTTGGCGCATATTCGAGAAAGGAAAAAAACGTTCTGATGACAGTTGTCAACAACGTCCAGCTCAAAAAATTGGAAGAGATAACATTTACCCATGATGACGAGGCACTCTTCATAGTTGAAAACACCTTCTCTGTTACCGGCTCAAGCTTCTCGCGCAGAAAGATATACTGA
- a CDS encoding dimethyl sulfoxide reductase anchor subunit family protein, giving the protein MQSFELPLVFFTVLSQAAIGIALTAAVRARGGVDSDNAQRQWRMTAGLMVVGLIASLFHLGHPTGAPNALKHLSTAWLSREVLSAGLFVGLAILAAFSVGKKGNPVLALLGAVLGLVVIFSTGMTYAPPAYPAVNNALPATFFLTTAVILGAGFASWFAGGERQPLLARIFTTGLVVGVVLYLVAPCVWLSGGKVMRLTGQAWFASGLYWTHVGVLVVSLAVMVKTRTIPVWLPILVLFGELAGRAGFFVDTIHTAANMGALY; this is encoded by the coding sequence ATGCAATCATTTGAATTGCCTTTGGTCTTTTTCACAGTGCTTTCTCAGGCGGCCATAGGAATTGCCCTTACGGCTGCCGTGCGTGCGAGAGGCGGAGTAGACAGTGACAATGCCCAGCGCCAGTGGCGTATGACAGCCGGTTTGATGGTTGTGGGACTCATCGCTTCACTCTTTCATCTCGGGCATCCTACTGGTGCTCCCAATGCATTGAAGCATCTTTCCACGGCGTGGCTGAGCCGGGAGGTTCTGTCTGCCGGGTTGTTTGTCGGTCTGGCTATTCTCGCTGCGTTCAGCGTTGGCAAAAAAGGAAATCCAGTGCTTGCCCTGCTTGGCGCGGTCCTCGGGCTCGTGGTTATTTTTTCTACTGGAATGACCTATGCGCCACCGGCATATCCCGCAGTGAACAATGCATTACCTGCCACCTTTTTCCTGACGACTGCCGTAATTCTGGGCGCGGGATTCGCCAGCTGGTTTGCCGGGGGAGAGCGTCAGCCGCTTCTGGCGCGTATTTTTACGACAGGGCTTGTTGTCGGGGTGGTTTTGTATCTTGTCGCGCCGTGTGTCTGGCTTTCTGGTGGAAAAGTCATGCGTTTGACCGGGCAGGCCTGGTTTGCATCGGGCCTGTATTGGACCCATGTGGGTGTGCTGGTGGTTTCTCTTGCCGTGATGGTGAAAACCAGAACCATTCCTGTGTGGCTCCCTATCCTTGTCCTCTTTGGCGAACTGGCGGGGCGGGCCGGATTCTTTGTCGATACTATCCATACTGCGGCCAACATGGGTGCTCTGTATTGA
- a CDS encoding 4Fe-4S dicluster domain-containing protein yields the protein MKKQYAFLVDSEKCIGCFTCAMACRNYYHQEEGVVWRQVYPLDEEIYPHRERAFFSLSCNHCENPACLNVCPVEAYTKRESDGVVVHHQDKCIGCGNCIRSCPYGAPKYNPVEKRAEKCSLCHERLDADLQPACTQSCPTGALQLVDLSTMEQTSQVQFPAGYPKMPKLNPSTRFLLPKFPKMVRR from the coding sequence ATGAAAAAACAATATGCTTTTTTGGTCGATTCCGAAAAGTGCATCGGATGCTTTACCTGTGCCATGGCATGCCGGAATTATTACCATCAGGAAGAAGGTGTGGTCTGGCGTCAGGTTTATCCTCTGGACGAGGAAATTTATCCTCATCGGGAGCGGGCTTTCTTTTCGCTTTCCTGCAACCATTGTGAAAACCCGGCCTGTCTCAATGTCTGCCCGGTAGAGGCCTATACAAAGCGGGAAAGTGATGGCGTCGTCGTTCATCACCAGGACAAATGCATTGGCTGCGGCAACTGTATCCGCTCCTGTCCTTATGGAGCGCCCAAGTATAATCCGGTGGAAAAGCGGGCAGAAAAATGCAGTTTGTGTCATGAACGCCTGGACGCGGACTTGCAGCCCGCCTGCACACAGTCTTGTCCGACCGGCGCCTTGCAATTGGTTGATCTGTCCACCATGGAACAGACCAGTCAGGTACAGTTCCCGGCCGGGTATCCCAAGATGCCGAAATTGAATCCATCCACACGGTTCTTATTGCCCAAATTCCCAAAGATGGTGAGGAGATAG
- a CDS encoding molybdopterin-dependent oxidoreductase has translation MTEKKKTLSRRRFIQGVSAAGVASLLPCRFLIPRSAVAAEGLSENEYEVFRNACPRNCYDTCSIKSYVKDGVLQFIEGAQESTFTHGGLCVKGYAYTRRPYSPDRIKYPMVQDGRRSGKWRRVSWDEAMDMIARKIIKLKEEDGSLLGLGLTKYSGNFGITNYGVEGMMSSLGYTTRFVGTPCWPAGIDAQNFDMGNMWCNDPEDMVKAKYLIIWGANPAWCSVHSMKYIMEAKRRGAKVVVIDPVFTQTAAKSDVYWQPQTSSDGALALGMAKHILDMGLVDREFVNQHSIGFDEFVAYLNANVTIEWASGQSGIPVQDIKEVAEEFASADPATIWIGYGLQRHTNGGATVRSIDALVAMTGNVGKEGGGARYGHLQTWGFNYNAFIQKQPEGSMGFVGAAAKGEFHLAKDQETSYSDRTVNINKTAQEILDTKDPAIRMLWVSCKNPFGQDFDRPKLQKAFDTLEMVVSVEQFFTETVANSDIVLPVTTLFEEWSVNASYWHYWLSINEQAIKPLHEAKSNLEIAALLSKKMNELSPGSCTLPTEIDTKEWTEKEFNQGLYDLFGINDWTDLRNGPVKAKLKSSAAWHDMKFGTPSGKYEFRSELCQEHGHDALPEFKEGRKAYDKFRLLTPHTKFGIHSQFVNLDWMKEYNKEPYLYMNPKAAAEKGIDDLDMVRVFNKVGEQHVRVKLTDNVAADCLLMYEAWFGKGTDFNVQNLVDDESSDMGAFKAGAPGVAIHDQFANVEKV, from the coding sequence TGAGGTCTTTAGAAATGCCTGCCCCAGAAATTGTTACGATACATGTAGTATCAAATCTTACGTAAAAGACGGCGTGCTCCAGTTTATCGAAGGAGCACAGGAATCGACTTTTACTCACGGCGGTCTGTGTGTGAAGGGGTACGCGTACACACGTCGCCCATACAGCCCGGACAGGATCAAATATCCGATGGTTCAGGATGGTCGTCGATCCGGGAAATGGCGGCGTGTTTCCTGGGATGAAGCCATGGATATGATCGCCAGGAAGATAATAAAACTCAAGGAAGAAGATGGTTCGCTTTTGGGTTTGGGCCTGACAAAATATTCAGGAAATTTCGGCATTACCAATTATGGTGTCGAAGGCATGATGTCTTCGCTTGGTTATACGACTCGTTTTGTTGGCACTCCGTGCTGGCCTGCTGGTATTGATGCCCAGAATTTTGATATGGGCAATATGTGGTGTAATGATCCTGAAGATATGGTCAAGGCCAAGTATCTTATTATCTGGGGAGCCAACCCTGCATGGTGTTCGGTGCATTCCATGAAATATATCATGGAGGCCAAGCGTCGAGGGGCCAAGGTTGTAGTCATAGATCCGGTCTTTACGCAGACAGCGGCCAAAAGTGACGTCTACTGGCAGCCCCAGACGTCAAGTGATGGAGCCTTGGCGCTCGGGATGGCAAAACATATTCTGGACATGGGGTTGGTTGATCGGGAGTTCGTGAACCAACATAGCATCGGTTTTGATGAATTTGTTGCCTATCTTAACGCCAATGTCACCATTGAATGGGCATCTGGGCAGAGCGGTATTCCAGTTCAGGATATCAAGGAAGTGGCCGAAGAATTCGCTTCTGCCGATCCGGCTACCATTTGGATTGGATATGGCCTGCAACGGCACACCAATGGTGGGGCAACCGTTCGTTCCATCGATGCCTTGGTCGCCATGACAGGGAATGTCGGCAAAGAAGGGGGCGGGGCCAGATACGGGCACCTTCAGACATGGGGCTTCAATTACAATGCTTTCATTCAGAAACAACCTGAAGGGTCCATGGGGTTTGTTGGTGCTGCGGCCAAAGGAGAGTTCCATCTCGCCAAGGATCAGGAGACAAGCTATTCCGATCGCACCGTTAACATTAACAAAACAGCTCAGGAAATTCTTGATACCAAAGATCCGGCCATCAGGATGCTCTGGGTTTCCTGTAAGAATCCCTTTGGGCAAGATTTTGACCGCCCGAAGTTACAGAAGGCTTTTGATACTCTTGAGATGGTTGTCTCCGTGGAGCAGTTTTTTACTGAGACTGTGGCCAACTCGGACATTGTCCTGCCGGTTACGACTCTGTTCGAGGAATGGTCTGTGAATGCTTCCTATTGGCATTATTGGCTCAGTATTAATGAACAGGCAATCAAACCTTTGCACGAGGCCAAGTCCAATCTTGAAATCGCAGCATTGCTTTCCAAAAAAATGAATGAACTTTCACCCGGATCCTGCACTTTGCCAACAGAGATCGACACAAAGGAATGGACTGAGAAAGAGTTCAATCAGGGGCTTTACGATTTGTTCGGCATCAATGACTGGACCGATCTCAGGAATGGCCCGGTCAAGGCGAAGCTCAAATCATCGGCCGCTTGGCATGATATGAAATTTGGTACACCTTCTGGAAAGTATGAATTCAGGTCAGAGCTATGCCAGGAGCATGGTCACGATGCGCTTCCCGAGTTCAAAGAAGGGCGAAAAGCCTATGACAAGTTTCGCTTGCTCACTCCTCACACAAAATTTGGTATTCACTCCCAGTTTGTTAATTTGGACTGGATGAAGGAATACAATAAGGAGCCGTACCTCTACATGAATCCTAAGGCGGCAGCTGAAAAAGGGATTGATGATTTGGATATGGTGCGTGTGTTCAACAAGGTTGGGGAGCAGCATGTCAGGGTCAAGCTGACAGATAATGTGGCAGCGGATTGTCTCCTCATGTACGAAGCTTGGTTCGGCAAGGGAACGGATTTCAACGTCCAGAATCTCGTTGATGATGAATCCTCTGATATGGGGGCATTCAAGGCAGGCGCGCCCGGCGTTGCCATTCATGATCAATTTGCCAACGTTGAAAAAGTCTAA